In the Fusarium falciforme chromosome 6, complete sequence genome, TTTCTGGTTGGCCTGTATAAAGCAGTTGGTGAGCCAAAAGAGGGATCCTGTACAATCCTGAAACTCGTCCAACACGATGATGTCAAAGGGCTCAGAGCTCCACTGGGGAAGCTCATTTTGATCAAGAGCCTCTTGTATTAGCTTGTATAGTATAGCGTCGTTACTAGCTTCAGTCCCAAAAAGCCTACCGGCTATGGAGTGAAAGGTGTACACTTCGCAGTTGAGGTAGGGCCGAAGGCGTCGAAGAGTCTCCAGCTGAAGTCTCTTTGAGTAAGTAAGCACAAGCACTCTTAAATCCGGATGAGCCGCAATGATGGCTTCAGCCGTAGAAGTCTTGCCCGAGCCAGGTCGGGCCGACACGACCACATTCTCCGTCCGGCAGAGCTTTGCGATCTTCAGCTGGTCATCGGAAGGGGTAAACGGGGGTTTCTTTAGCTGCCGCTGGAGCGAGGCATGACTGTCGGTGAAGGTACGATACGGGCTGCGAAGAGGGAAAATACAAGGCTATTTGGGCGTCTTGTCAGTTCGATCCTGTCACCCGGTATCGCCGATACTTACCAGTATCTCGTCATGGTGTGGCTTGGGCCGTGCTCGTACGGCCAGTCACCAAGCCGAGGATATCTGGCCCAACATCTCAGCTCTAACTGGTACCGTGTAGATACTTCCGGTTTGGTATCAGAGAAGATGAAATGGGAGAATTGGTTAGGTCAAGTAGGTAGGCATTGATAGAGGCAAATGAAGTCACTGTCGCTGTTGCACGACATAGTGAATGTGTCTTGACACGAGGCAATTTACCAACATTCAATGTTTGTCACGGCCATCGGCAGGCAACAGGAAAACAAATGCCTTGTCCCGCATGTGTTGAAAGCTATCGGGTAGTTACTAGGCCCCGGTGATGGGTGGATAGCAATTGCAGAAACAAGCGGCCCAGAACAAAGGCACGCCTCGGCGTCACACCCAGTCTTGGATCTCTCGGCCGAAAGCAACAACCTCCCCACAGTGAGATCGACACTATCTGTCCCAGAAGACCGGATCGTGCGTGTGgatctcgaggttgagctAGGCTGCTTTGACATGGTGAAACAAGACCGGAATGCTACCCCAGCATCTCAATTTGAACGTCTCCCATCTACCAGCTAACTACCTAGAGTCACACACATCTCGCACGAGTCAGAGCCTCCCCCCATTATCTCCTCGATTCTCGTCATGTGCTTCATATACTATTATCATATACAAATCCACTCACTGTCCCTTAATCCATACATTATCAAGCAGGACCTCGATCCGTTGCTCGACTACCTACACCACAAATAGCTCCAGAAAGATTTTGATAATGACACGATCCGCGGCGTGGTCGGCTACAGACCATGCCCTAAAGATTCGGCAATTGACAAAGAAAGCATAAGGCACCACCTTGAACCAGCGCCGGTTGTCAAGACATAAGTCATGCGCATTATATCATGACATCGTTTGTACATTACTTGGGCAGGAAAGCCTTGccagcagccttggcagcggcCAGGGCGCCCTGGAGGCCGTACTGAGATGAGATGCCATCGACGCGGTGTGTGGAGTTGAGGttcttgacgacgacgatctgGAAGCAAGTGGCAGAGCCCTGTCGGGAGGCGATGGTCGAGTAGGCCAGGAAGATTTCCCATATCTAAACATGTCAGTGTCTGTCTTCGTCAAATGCAGTGTGGAACGTACCCTGAACCAGCGCTCGCCAtacttggccttgaccttttcAGCATTTCCAAGCCAGTTCCTGTACCATCGCCACAGAGTGCCAGAGTAGTGAACACCAACAGTATCAACACTAGTGTAATTGTTAGACAAGTCTACTTGAGTTGACGGTAGAATAACTTACCTCTTGACCTCGAATCCGGCAGCCTCGAGGCAGCCAACGTAGAAGGAGAGCGGCGTGGAGGCATCGGCACCAGGGAAGATGTACTTGTTCAAGAACAGTCCCCAGATAAAGTCCTCGTACTGCCATGCCTTTCTCAGGCCAGATAGCTGAACGTACATGGAGCCGTcgtcctcgagcatctcgtAGCACTGTCGGAAAAAGGTGGTGAGTCTTCGGACACCAACGTGCTCGGCCATCTCCAGCTGCGTGATCTTGTTGAACTTGGTGTCGTCGGGGATGTCGCGGTAGTCGCAGACGAGGAGCTTGCTCTGCTCCTCGGGGATGCCAGCCTTGCGAAGGCCGTCGTTGCCCCATTGCGCCTGGTTGCTTGCAAGAGTGACACCGGTGACCTTGGCGCCGTAGTTGACACTGGCGAACTTGGCCAGGGTTCCCCAACCGCAGCCGATATCCAAGACGGTCTCGCCCTGCTTGAGATCAATCTTTTCGCAAACAATTGCCAGCTTGTTGTCCTGCATCTCCTCGAGAGTCTCCTCTCGGGTGGGGTCGGAGATGATGCCCGACGTGTAGATCATGCGGGGACCCAAGAACCAGGCGTAGTGGTCGTTGCCGTGGTTGTAGTTGGTGCCGACCTGGGCCTCATCCTGCGAGCGGAGGTGGAGAATGACGTCGGGGAAGAAGCCGAACAGGAGGTAACGGAAGGTCTCGGACGTGAAGTTGAAGGTGGCCCACTCGTGACGGTACTCGAAGACCTCGAGAGCGTCGGCGTTGAGGTCGACCTGGCCCGTAAAGTACAGCTCAAAGAAGGTATTCATGGGGATCTTGTGTCTTCCATTCCAGCGGGCACGGTGTAGGTCGCTCTTGAAGTTGAGGTAGAACTCGACGGGACGGCCGGGAAGCTCCACCTTGTCGTTGATGCGGGGGCTCAGCTTGGACATGACGGTccagatgacgatgagaatGGGGATGGAGGTGAACAGGCTGAAGAAGAGGGTCGTCTTCAGGCCGCCTCCAACCTTCCACGACAGCCAGGTCGGGATGCCCACGAGGGcgccgaagaggaggacgtTGGACCATTGTTCATATCCGGGACCGTCGGCGGGCAGCGGGGCGTTCTTGATGGCGGGAGACTGCGAGAGGTGTCAGTAGGTGTTGGGTAGCTGTAGACGCAGTAGATGTGTAGATGTGTAGACGTGTAGACGTGTAGTCGTGGATAGCGTATGGTGCAACTGGGGAATGGCTTCGCACCTTGGTCAAGCGGACGCCGCAGTCCTTGCCAGTAGCGATCGTCTCGGCGGGAGGTTCGGGGGTCTCGATAAAGTCGATGTCAGCGACGAGGTGAGCCCCTCCGTTCTGTTTCAACGCCATCTTGGGCAACGAAGCTtgagatgctgctgctgggagaGCAAGAGCAGGACTCGACACGACGTGgagagaggatgaagatgctgaGTTCAGTCCGAGCCGGGACGGGACAAGCGGTCAAGCCAAGGGTGCTTCCTTTGCTGTGCTTTCTTGCTTCTGCCCGTCACCTCCCGTCCCCCTCAACCACCTGAGCGAGCTCCAGTGGGAGCTCCAGTGGGAGCTCCAGCAGGCACAGGCCTACAGGTACAGCGAGACACGGGCGGGGCGAGGCCCTGGAGCGGCCAGTGAGACAGCTGCTGCCGTGGCATGGCGTAATGCGGCCAAGGCCAGGGCGTACGTAGGCTGCGGGAACAGCTCAACAGTTGTCATGGATTGCCAGCTGTAAATTGCTTCTCGTGATGGGTCGCCGCGCAATTGGCCGGGGCCTTGTTGATTGATTTCCCAGGCCGTATGTTGGAGCCTGCTGTTGGCCCATAATGATGCCACGCTCTGGTGCCCAAGAGCAGCGCTACGACCTGAGCTAGAGCCCGCGGGAGCACCCGACGAGCTATGTACGGCCGTTTCACTCAAGGGGGGGTCAGGTCCCAAAAAAGATGCCTGAAAGCATCACCTGCCTGGCCGCTTGTTTTGCTCCAGTGTTTTTGTATGCTCCTGCAGGGGGCCTTGCCCTGTGTGGGGAATTGGGCCATGTCAAAGGGCAAGGGTCCTAGCTCGAGACGAGCATTTTGATCGGCGGTGAAATTGTCTTCACGTGAAAAACAAGGAGGACGGGGACGATGGATAATCCGAGTGTCGTGTGCTTTGATGCCTGTTGGCTGCAGCCACGTTTACTGTGGATCGAGTCAAGCTGCAGGGTAGTCAAATTGCGAATCTCGGAAACCCTTATCTTTAATGACAATGGACATTGGATGGGTGCCTAGTAAATACATAGATTTGTTCAAGCTCTCCATGTTTGAGAAGTCATCTTATGCGTCTCTTACATTCAGCACAGAAACACAAAAAGAAGCGGGTTGTTTGCATGCAACAAATGCAATTCCCACACTGGCAAAGACTGGTGCCGATGGCGCGATGCCGTCAGCTGTGGCTCTTATCTTATCAAGAGTCAAGAGCCACAATCGCTCATTCTAACTTCCCTTTCGGAAACTGTGCGCAATCTGAGTCCCCGTCCAATATGAAGCCCGTCGACAGTGTTTATGTAGGTACACTTCCAGCTGTGCTTGTGAGGCTGCGTGCCCTAAGTTTTCGGCACATCTCCAAACTTGAATCTTGGGCTGCCTGGCGCCACAAACGTTCCCGCGTTTGCTCTGCACCGCCACATACAGGTGCACAGCGCCAGATGCCAGTATGACGTCATCAGCATCCGTCCTTGTTCCGGCATTCACCGTTCAATTCCTGCAAGTCATACTGGAGGCCGGATTAATTGTCACTTCGCGACCTCGATGGAAGATAGGCGAGAAATGGGAACCTGTGAGGCATTATGCAGCCCGGTTTAGAGCCTGATTGGCCGAAGACGTTCACTCCATAACCTGCTGCAAGGCTGAAGGCAACGTGGTTGCTGCGTGGGGGCAACTGACCACCGGTCCAGTCGATTGCCAGCCAAAGTTCAACCTCGCAGTCACTGACGGCAGAGTCAAACGGTCACTCACTTTCTCGCCGGAACCTTCACCTCTCGCCCGAATGAAAACAACAaatccttcatctccttcgtctcctccatcttcctcttcttccctaCCGTCGCTCCTTCATTCTTCAGTCTCGCTCTCTTGCCGCATCGACCCATTGCCCACATCTGCGCTTCCGCAGCCTCGTCGCCACCATGGCACCTATCCAGAGCGAAGCGTTCGATTATCTCTTTCATCACATTTTCCTACCGCAAAAACTACCAGGTCATGAAGATGATTCCGCGTCAAATGTCGCCGCCCTCATTTCCTTTGTGCTGCGTTCGCTGCAGCGCTTTCTCATCGAGTCCCGTCCAGCCGATCAGGTCGCCACTCAAAGTTGCATCTCCATGCTGGAGATGATGCAGAAGTCGGCCGACAACTACGGATTcctggatgaagatggactTCGGCAAG is a window encoding:
- a CDS encoding Sphingolipid C9-methyltransferase 1, with amino-acid sequence MALKQNGGAHLVADIDFIETPEPPAETIATGKDCGVRLTKSPAIKNAPLPADGPGYEQWSNVLLFGALVGIPTWLSWKVGGGLKTTLFFSLFTSIPILIVIWTVMSKLSPRINDKVELPGRPVEFYLNFKSDLHRARWNGRHKIPMNTFFELYFTGQVDLNADALEVFEYRHEWATFNFTSETFRYLLFGFFPDVILHLRSQDEAQVGTNYNHGNDHYAWFLGPRMIYTSGIISDPTREETLEEMQDNKLAIVCEKIDLKQGETVLDIGCGWGTLAKFASVNYGAKVTGVTLASNQAQWGNDGLRKAGIPEEQSKLLVCDYRDIPDDTKFNKITQLEMAEHVGVRRLTTFFRQCYEMLEDDGSMYVQLSGLRKAWQYEDFIWGLFLNKYIFPGADASTPLSFYVGCLEAAGFEVKSVDTVGVHYSGTLWRWYRNWLGNAEKVKAKYGERWFRIWEIFLAYSTIASRQGSATCFQIVVVKNLNSTHRVDGISSQYGLQGALAAAKAAGKAFLPK